In Deltaproteobacteria bacterium, the genomic window GTACCATATGGGTTCTTTCATATATCCTCTTGTGCCCGCTATGGCAGCTACGTTACTGGACCGGGAAGGCTTTGAAGTAACGTGGGATGACGCCATTGCTGTAGGTGAGAGCTTGGAACAATTCACGAACAGGATCCATTCCGAAAAACCCGATCTGATAGTTTTTGAGACCAAAACGCCGATCATCAAGAGACTTTGGAGGCTGGCTGGAGACTTGAAAGGACAAGGTGTTGAATCAAAGCTGGTCATGGTTGGAGATCATGTCACAGCGAAGCCGGAAGAATCGTTGTTGGAGTCACCGGTTGATTATGTAATTACAGGGGGAAATTATGACATATCTTTACTCTCACTGGCCAAACACCTAAGAGATGGCGATGATCTTTCCCCCGGCATTTGGTATAGAAATGGAGATCAGGTAGAAAATACCGGGAAATTTAGGCTCGATTTTGACCTTAACAAACTTCCTTTTGTTGATAGAAGACTCACAAAGGCCCACCTTTATGGCGAGAAATGGAAGAAGCGCCTTCCCTTCATGTACACGATGGTGGGAAGAGATTGTCCGTGGGCCAAATGCACTTTTTGCTCGTGGACGACGCTATATCCTCGCTTTAAAACGAGAAGCCCCGACAGCCTTTTAGATGAGATTGGCTACCTGATTGATGAGTTTGGGACAAAAGAGATTTTTGATGACACCGGCACTTTTCCAGGAGGAAATTGGCTCAGGACCTTTTGTAAGGGGATGATTGAAAGAGGCTATCACAAAGAGATTTTGTTTTCCTGCAACATGAGATTTGACTATATGCTCGACCCGTCCATGCCGGCACTGATGAAGGAGGCCGGTTTCAGGAAGGTGAAATCGGGCCTTGAGTCTGCCAGTGACGAGACACTTGCCAAGATAAGAAAAGGATACGGGGTAAAAGAGATTATAAGAGGATGCCAGAATGCTGCCAGGGCAGGAATAGACGTGCATCTCACAGTGATTATCGGTTATCCGTGGGAAACAAGAGAAGATGCACAACGGACACTAGAGTTGGCCAGGCAACTCATGGCCGACGGAGACGCAGAGATGCTTCAGGCCACAACTCTTGTACCTTATCCTGGAACACCGCTTTACAAGTATGCGGTAGACAATAATCTATTCAGATTTGACCCAACGGATTACGATCGTTTTGACATGACCGAAGCGGTACTCAAGACGCCCGACATGACACCGGAAGAGGTGACTCACATGTGCCAGGGCGTTTATCGGTCCTTTCTCGCGCCCAGGTTTATTTTAAGACAGATTATGAACGCACGCTCATGGGAGGATGTGGAATATTTACTCAGGGGAGTAAAAGCGGTAGTCGGGCACTTGAGGGATTTTGGAAGGGTAAGAAGTAGAAAGACAGTTCGGTGATGAGGAGTGAAGTTGTCATAACAAAGTCCCCACGTTCGTCTCAGCTTTCATATGTTCTTTTTGTCGAACGATCATCTCGCAAAGCCTATCCGTCTGTGAAACGGATAGAGCCTTTAGACTCATACTTTGTTTAGCCCTCATGCGCTCAAATTCAGGGACAATAAAGTCCTGAAGAAGAGACCTTGTGGTTTTCTTTCGCTAAGGGACGATATACACCAGGCCTGTTTTTCACATGATAGAACAAATATGGCATGAAATGTGCTATTTGTAAGAACTTCGGTAGCCCAGTGTGTTTTTCCTTCATTAAACGCTCTGGCAGCAGACATCATCGGCTTGGAAGAGCCGGGGACCGGTCGAGGATCAAAACGTTAATGTTTATCGAAGCGGGTACCGATTTAGAAAAAAATATACCCAAGAGAACAACATGAAGAAATATGGGTCATTTCCCCATTTAGCCTTATTCTTCTTTTCTTTGATTTTCTGTCTTGCCCACTCAGGCTGCGGACGTTCTGTGGATCGGACCGCCGTGAAAAAGACAAACTCGCCCCCAAGCGCTTCCAGGGCCAGTTCGGTCAATATGGTCAAGCAAGACCTTTCCATGGCGAAAAGACTGAGGCAGCGCCAACCCTCGGAATACATAATTGGACCGGAAGATGTGGTGGAGATTTCCGTATACGGGCACGATGATCTGAGGATGGAAGCCACCGTCAGTTCCACAGGCAAGATTTCATATTACCTTGCCGGGGACATTGACGCAGCCGGATTGACTCGATTTCAGTTGAGGGACAACATTAAAAACAAACTGGCCACGTACGTAAAGGATCCTCACGTGATTGTGCGAGTCAGCCAATACCGAAGCCACAAGGTCTTTGTTTTAGGTGAAGTGCGAAAGCCCGGGGTATACCGTATGAGAAACGACATTACGCTAGTTGAAGCTATCTCTGCGGCCGGTGGCGTAGGTCCTGACGCCTACCTGAGCGGGGCCTACGTGGTCAGGGACGGGAAAATTTTGTTGATCAATTTTTACAAGCTGATCGAAAAGGGAAATACCGAAGAAAACATACCGCTCACATCCGGTGACGTTGTCTATATCCCTGATGATAAAGAGCAAAGAGTGTTTGTGCTTGGCGAGGTGAACAAACAGGCCGCCATACGAATGCGGGACAGGATGAGCCTGTTTGAGGCCGTTGCCGAGGCCGGAGGCTTCACACGGGATGCCAGAAAGGATTCCATTGTAGTGATGAGGGGAAACCTCAGCGAGCCTGAAGTAATGCAGATAAATGCTGAAGATATGAACCTTAGCGCCAATATCGTCTTGGAGCGCGGTGATATCATTTATGTTGCCAGCACTACGTTTGCCAATGTGGAACGAATCGCTGTGAGGATCTCCAACATCTTGCGGCCGTTTCTGGATGTGGCCCGAGGCATCATTTTACACGACGCCACAGTGGATGTTTTGGAGGGAGACACGAGACAGCCGAGTGTGGTCGTGCCCTAGAAGGGATTGAGGGAAAAAGGCGGATGGGGCTGACGAGGATTGGGGAAATCGTCTTAAGAAGAAGACGGATCATCGGGCAGACTTTATTACTCGTGATCCTTGTGGTGGTGGTGGGAAGTTACTTGGCTACGCCAATCTACGAGTCTTCTGCTAAGATATTGATTAAAAAGACGGAGAAAGAGCATGTTGCTGCTGTAAGCGGCAGTTCCATTCGTGGTTCCGAAGTCCCTATCACCAGGCGTGAAGTAGACGTCAACAAGGTCCTTGCTGTTTCGAGTCCGTATATCGACGGCATGGCCTTCAAACTTCAGTTAAGGGATGGGCAAGGCAATCTGATTAAGGCATGCCAGATGACAAGACGTGGGATATTTGCCGCCATCAAAGAAAGGCTGTTTTGCGAGCCAGGGATCGGTATTGACCAGTATCAACAAACGGATGTCTTGGAAATCACAGCGACATCTCCGGATGCAGAACAGGCGATGTTTATGGCGAATACCCTTGCTGAGATCATGGTCGATCAAAGCCAGGCTCAAGTTAGGGATGAATACAGGAATGCCAGGGATTATCTGGAGGATCAGATACACAACATAAGGCAAGACTACAACAAGGGCCTTCAAAAGATGGCTGTTTTCAAAAAACAACACCAGACCATTGACCTGAAGACAGAGACAAGACTGGCGGCTGAAAACATGGCCGATCTACTGAAAGAAAAGCAAGACAATGTCATCAGTCTGGCTCAGGCCAGTGCCAAGCTAAGAAGCCTAAAAGACCACCTTGAAAAACAGAGTCCCGAGTTCGTATCGACGACCACGTTGCAGGAAAACCCCCATATTAAGGTTCTTAAGAGGAAGCTCACAGAACTCAGACTGGAGTTTGCACAGGTCAGCAGCGAACTGACTGAAAGGCACCCAAAGGTTCAGGCCATAAAGCAGCGAATGAACAAAGCTGAGTCGGAACTGAAAAGTGAAATAGCGGTATATCGATCCTCAGCGCCGGAACTTTTGGCGCTTTACGGAGAGATACGTGCACTGGAGGCCCGCCTGGAAGGGATAAATACGCAGATTGACAAGGACTCTAAGTCCATTGAGGGACTACCTGATATGGAATTCGAGCAGGCGAATTTTGATATGGAGTTTAAGGCGATGCCGAAGGTTTACAGCTCACTCTTGGATTACTTATATCAAAATGGGATGGCTAAAGCTACAACGCTTTCCAAGATTAGGGTGATAGAGACGGCAGCGAAGCCCCTTTCGCCTGTATGGCCAAACAAACCCGCAAATGCCGCTGCAGGAGTGATCTTTGGACTGGTCCTTGGGTTGTGCCTTGCCTTCATCAGAGAATATCTGGATGACACTATCAAGACGGCGAGGGACGTAAAGTTGCTCAGGTCATCGGCATTGATCGGCGTTGTGCCAAGGCTGAAGGCAGAAGAGACGCCTTTGATTGCAGGCAGAGATGCAAATGATTCCCTTTGCGAATCCTATCGAATGATCCGGACTCACCTTCATCTTATCGAATATGTCGAAGAGAGGCGTCTCCACAGCGTATTGATCACCTCGGCCGGTCCGGGAGAAGGCAAATCAACCATGGTTGCGAATCTCGGAGTTTCTGTTGCACGTGAAGAAAAAAGGGTACTCATTGTGGACATGGATTTGAGGAGGCCAAGGCTACACACATATTTTGACGTCCCAAATGATGCGGGAGTGGTTGACGTGTTGAAAAGCACTTGTTCTTTTGACAAGGCCATTCAGCAGACAGGGATTCCCGGTCTGAGTATCATGCCCAGCGGTCCTGAGTATCATGACCCGGGGGCATTGATAGAATCAGATGAGGCGGGTGAGTTGATATCAAAGATGCGGGCGTACTTCAATTTTGTCATTCTTGATACAGCCCCGTTGCTTGTGAAAAGCGATGCCCTGGCGCTGGCCCGATATGTGGAAGGTGTTGTTGGCGTACTTGAGAGTGAAAAGACGACGCGTCGTGCTTTCTGTGAATTAGGGGATATCCTTACAAAGGCCAATATCATGCCACTCGGTTTTGTGCTGAACAGATACCCTGTCCAAAAGGGGAAATATTTATATCATAGATCTTATCGCGGCCATTATGGCCGACAATTGTCAACGAGTACGGGCAGTATATGAACGTGAAGTGTGAAAGACAATCTGCCACTGTGAGAGTAATATCGGTTTTCTTTGCATCAGTATTATTGATAGTGGTCTCAGGCTGCGGGAACGTTACCGATCAAGACCTGGCAGATCTCCAGAGTTCCAATGCCGTTGTGAGGAAAGATGCTATTGACAGGATTTCTCAAGGGAGGGCATTTTCCTTTCCTTTAGTTAGTAGCCTTGTAGACGCCAGGCACAAGGAAGAGGCTGTCAGGATCATGATGGAATTATTGTGCAGCGGAGATGAGTCAAAGGATATGCAGTTGAATATACTCGCCCGCTTGGGGGAATTAGGAGGAGAGGTGGAGGTACCGTCTTTCCCCTTGATTGAAAAGCTTAAAGACAAAGACCCGGAGATTCGTAACGCGGTCATAAGCACCCTGGCAAAATTGAAGGCCAGGGCGGCATCAAAGCCCCTCGTTGATTTGCTGGAGCAAGAGACCGGGAAATATACGATCATATGGGCTCTTGGTGAGATCGGAGACCCTGATGCGGTTAAGACTCTTAACCGGTTGTTGGCCAGTGATGACAAATACGTAAAGTATAACGCTCAGCAGGCCTTGGCAAAGATTGCGAAAAGTGAA contains:
- a CDS encoding radical SAM protein, whose product is MKVFISYPPFRDKGSPMWTQNRQFQWYHMGSFIYPLVPAMAATLLDREGFEVTWDDAIAVGESLEQFTNRIHSEKPDLIVFETKTPIIKRLWRLAGDLKGQGVESKLVMVGDHVTAKPEESLLESPVDYVITGGNYDISLLSLAKHLRDGDDLSPGIWYRNGDQVENTGKFRLDFDLNKLPFVDRRLTKAHLYGEKWKKRLPFMYTMVGRDCPWAKCTFCSWTTLYPRFKTRSPDSLLDEIGYLIDEFGTKEIFDDTGTFPGGNWLRTFCKGMIERGYHKEILFSCNMRFDYMLDPSMPALMKEAGFRKVKSGLESASDETLAKIRKGYGVKEIIRGCQNAARAGIDVHLTVIIGYPWETREDAQRTLELARQLMADGDAEMLQATTLVPYPGTPLYKYAVDNNLFRFDPTDYDRFDMTEAVLKTPDMTPEEVTHMCQGVYRSFLAPRFILRQIMNARSWEDVEYLLRGVKAVVGHLRDFGRVRSRKTVR
- a CDS encoding SLBB domain-containing protein, with amino-acid sequence MKKTNSPPSASRASSVNMVKQDLSMAKRLRQRQPSEYIIGPEDVVEISVYGHDDLRMEATVSSTGKISYYLAGDIDAAGLTRFQLRDNIKNKLATYVKDPHVIVRVSQYRSHKVFVLGEVRKPGVYRMRNDITLVEAISAAGGVGPDAYLSGAYVVRDGKILLINFYKLIEKGNTEENIPLTSGDVVYIPDDKEQRVFVLGEVNKQAAIRMRDRMSLFEAVAEAGGFTRDARKDSIVVMRGNLSEPEVMQINAEDMNLSANIVLERGDIIYVASTTFANVERIAVRISNILRPFLDVARGIILHDATVDVLEGDTRQPSVVVP
- a CDS encoding polysaccharide biosynthesis tyrosine autokinase is translated as MGLTRIGEIVLRRRRIIGQTLLLVILVVVVGSYLATPIYESSAKILIKKTEKEHVAAVSGSSIRGSEVPITRREVDVNKVLAVSSPYIDGMAFKLQLRDGQGNLIKACQMTRRGIFAAIKERLFCEPGIGIDQYQQTDVLEITATSPDAEQAMFMANTLAEIMVDQSQAQVRDEYRNARDYLEDQIHNIRQDYNKGLQKMAVFKKQHQTIDLKTETRLAAENMADLLKEKQDNVISLAQASAKLRSLKDHLEKQSPEFVSTTTLQENPHIKVLKRKLTELRLEFAQVSSELTERHPKVQAIKQRMNKAESELKSEIAVYRSSAPELLALYGEIRALEARLEGINTQIDKDSKSIEGLPDMEFEQANFDMEFKAMPKVYSSLLDYLYQNGMAKATTLSKIRVIETAAKPLSPVWPNKPANAAAGVIFGLVLGLCLAFIREYLDDTIKTARDVKLLRSSALIGVVPRLKAEETPLIAGRDANDSLCESYRMIRTHLHLIEYVEERRLHSVLITSAGPGEGKSTMVANLGVSVAREEKRVLIVDMDLRRPRLHTYFDVPNDAGVVDVLKSTCSFDKAIQQTGIPGLSIMPSGPEYHDPGALIESDEAGELISKMRAYFNFVILDTAPLLVKSDALALARYVEGVVGVLESEKTTRRAFCELGDILTKANIMPLGFVLNRYPVQKGKYLYHRSYRGHYGRQLSTSTGSI
- a CDS encoding HEAT repeat domain-containing protein gives rise to the protein MNVKCERQSATVRVISVFFASVLLIVVSGCGNVTDQDLADLQSSNAVVRKDAIDRISQGRAFSFPLVSSLVDARHKEEAVRIMMELLCSGDESKDMQLNILARLGELGGEVEVPSFPLIEKLKDKDPEIRNAVISTLAKLKARAASKPLVDLLEQETGKYTIIWALGEIGDPDAVKTLNRLLASDDKYVKYNAQQALAKIAKSEGENASAKLEVKNLPAIIKMAFRKYQQTMMVMFAKMRGVKKGWAGT